Proteins encoded within one genomic window of Pseudomonas cannabina:
- the uraD gene encoding 2-oxo-4-hydroxy-4-carboxy-5-ureidoimidazoline decarboxylase, whose amino-acid sequence MSGLQNPKPSRLSRDEFVATFADIYEHSPWIAERAFDQGAGPELDQLETLHARMSDILLKATHEQQLALINAHPDLAGRAAVQGELTQASTDEQAGAGIHLCTPEEFQRFTGLNEAYKARFGFPFIMAVKGSDRHKILAAFEQRIHHSPEAEFACALAEINKIALFRLQALHASQA is encoded by the coding sequence ATGAGCGGGTTGCAGAATCCGAAGCCCTCGAGGCTGAGCCGCGACGAATTTGTTGCGACCTTCGCCGATATCTACGAGCACTCACCGTGGATCGCAGAACGGGCATTTGACCAAGGCGCAGGCCCCGAACTGGATCAGCTCGAAACCTTGCACGCGCGCATGAGCGACATTTTGCTCAAGGCCACTCACGAGCAACAACTGGCATTGATCAATGCTCACCCGGACCTGGCAGGCAGAGCTGCCGTTCAGGGTGAACTGACTCAGGCCAGCACCGATGAACAGGCGGGTGCCGGCATCCACCTCTGCACGCCTGAGGAATTTCAGCGCTTCACCGGGCTGAACGAGGCTTACAAGGCCCGCTTCGGCTTTCCGTTCATTATGGCGGTCAAGGGCAGCGACAGACACAAGATTCTGGCCGCGTTCGAACAACGCATCCACCACTCGCCCGAGGCCGAGTTCGCTTGCGCCCTGGCCGAGATCAACAAGATCGCACTGTTTCGTCTCCAGGCGCTGCACGCGTCGCAGGCATAA